From Magnolia sinica isolate HGM2019 chromosome 13, MsV1, whole genome shotgun sequence, one genomic window encodes:
- the LOC131223339 gene encoding uncharacterized protein LOC131223339: MGVDYYNILEVSRNATDEDLKKSYRKLAMKWHPDKNPNKKEAEAKFKEISEAYEVLSDVQKRQVYDQYGEEGLKGMPPGGNYSNGSSGGTNNFHFNPRNAEDIFAEFFGSSPFGFSSMGRARSVRYQQDGGAFGGFGGTENVFRSYTEGVGAGGGTPRKPPPVETKLPCSLEELYSGSTRKMKISRNVLDANGRLAPETEILTIDVKPGWKKGTKITFPDKGNEQVNQLPADLVFVVDEKPHDVFKRDGNDLIISHKVSLAEALAGTTVNLMTLDGRSLTIPVTDIVSPGYELVVAKEGMPIVKEPGKKGNLLIKFDVKFPTRLTAEQRSGIKRALGG; encoded by the exons ATGGGAGTCGATTACTACAACATCTTGGAAGTGAGCAGGAATGCGACAGATGAGGATCTCAAGAAATCGTACCGGAAATTGGCCATGAAATGGCATCCAGATAAGAATCCGAACAAGAAAGAAGCAGAGGCCAAATTCAAGGAGATCTCCGAAGCCTATGAG GTCTTGAGTGATGTGCAGAAAAGGCAAGTCTATGATCAATACGGTGAAGAAGGGTTGAAGGGGATGCCTCCTGGAGGCAATTACTCAAATGGCAGTTCAGGTGGCACAAATAATTTCCATTTCAATCCTCGTAATGCAGAGGATATCTTCGCGGAATTCTTTGGGAGCAGCCCCTTTGGGTTTAGTTCGATGGGCCGTGCAAGGTCTGTGAGGTACCAGCAAGACGGTGGGGCCTTTGGGGGATTCGGTGGGACAGAGAATGTTTTCCGATCTTACACTGAAGGTGTTGGGGCTGGTGGAGGTACTCCACGGAAACCACCGCCTGTTGAGACCAAGCTGCCGTGCAGCCTTGAAGAACTTTATAGTGGGTCGACGAGGAAGATGAAGATCTCAAGAAACGTCCTGGACGCTAATGG ACGGTTAGCGCCAGAGACcgagatcctaaccattgatgtGAAGCCCGGGTGGAAGAAAGGGACAAAGATCACGTTCCCGGACAAGGGGAACGAGCAAGTGAACCAGCTGCCAGCAGACCTCGTCTTCGTTGTCGATGAGAAGCCCCACGATGTCTTCAAGAGAGATGGCAATGACCTTATCATCAGCCACAAGGTATCACTGGCAGAGGCGCTTGCTGGGACCACTGTGAACCTGATGACACTTGACGGGCGCAGCCTGACAATCCCGGTGACGGACATCGTCAGCCCCGGGTATGAGCTCGTGGTTGCAAAGGAAGGGATGCCGATCGTAAAGGAGCCGGGGAAGAAAGGGAATCTGCTGATCAAGTTCGACGTGAAGTTCCCGACAAGATTAACAGCGGAGCAGCGATCCGGGATCAAGCGTGCCTTGGGAGGTTAG